A region of the Gemmatimonadota bacterium genome:
CGGGAGATCCACGGAGAAGTGGAACGGCTGTTCGAAAGCAGGGGCTACGAGACGGGCGCGAAGAACGGACGCATGCAGGGCTTCTTTCACGGCACGGGCCACGGCTTCGGCCTGGAAATCCACGAACCGCCGCGCATTTCGAAGGTGTCGCAGACCCTCGTTGCCGGTCACGTCGTGACCGTGGAACCGGGCCTGTACTACCCCGACCTCGGCGGTGGCGTGCGGATCGAGGACAATGTGGTCGTTACGGAAAACGGGTGTGTCAACCTGACCCGGCTGGAGAAGGTGTTCGAGGTGTAGCTAAGTTACGGCGACGTTGGTGACATTCCGCGCCAAAAAGCCTCACTTCCAGCACCATCCTCCACGTCCGCTTCAGTCCACCAGCGCCTGATAGACGAGTGCCCGGATGCGCTGATGGTCGTCGAGGCCCTGGGCGGGGATGACCTGCGTCATATACGAAACCACCAGTTCTTCGGCCGGATCGACCCAGTACGTGGAGTGATAAGCTCCTCCCCAGGCGTATGCCCCCGGAGAACCCGGCAATCCGCTCCAGCCGATCTCCTTCGTAATACCGAACCCCAGGCCAAACCCGCCGCCGTCGCCCTGCCACGCATCGTGGACATGATCGACGGTCATGAGCTGCACGGTCTTGGGCGACAGGATGCGCGCCCCGTCCAGTATGCCCCCTCGCCGGAGCGCTTCAAGAAATCGGGCGTAATCCATCGGCGTGGAGACGAGCCCCGCGCCTCCTGAGAAGCTCTTGCGCGGTCCCTCGAGATACATGCCCTGTCCGACCATGTGCCCCGGATCGGCCGCGCGCTCCATCCCCTTTTCTTCCGTCACCGAGTATACGACGGTGAGTCGGTCCGCTTTGTCCGGCGGCACGTAGAAGTGTGTATCCACCATGCCCAGCGGCTCGAGGATCTCGACCCGGAGGAATTCGTCCAGCGGCATGCCGGAAGCCCGCTCGATCACCACGCCAAGAATGTCTGTGGCGTAGCCGTATACGAACGCTTCGCCCGGGTGGGTGTCCATGGGCAGTTCGCCCATGCGCTCGACGGTGTCGGCAATCGGTTCGTCGCGGTCCGCGAAATACCAGCCTACGATGCCGGCCTCTTCCCAGCGCTCGGCGCCGGGTCCCCACCCGTACCCGATGCCGGCGGTGTGGCTGAGCAGGTCGCGCACGGTGATTTTACGGCTGGCGGGAACGACCTCAAAGCCCTCATCTTCGGTTTTAACCGCGACGGTCGTGCTATCGAATTCGGGGATAAAATCACCCAGGTCCTGGTCGATCAGCAGGCGCCCCTGCTCCTGCAGCATCATCACGCCCACCGATATGACCGCCTTGGTCTGCGACGCGATGCGGAACAGGTCCGTGATCTCGAGCGGTTCCCCCGCCTCGCGGTCCCGATAGCCGAAGGCCCTGGCGTAGATCACGTGCCCGCGCCGCCCTATCACGAGCGCGGCGCCCGGCAGCCGTTCTTCCTCGACATACTTTTCAAGCACCGCATCGATGCGCGCAAGCCGTTCGGAAGAGACACCTGCATCCTCAGGACTGGCCGGGGCGAAAGATTGAGCGAAAACCCGCGGAGCGGCGGTTGTACAGAAGAGCAACGCCGCAAGCAGCGGGAACAGGACGCGGAAACGTCGTATCGACAACGAGGTTTTAGTAAAATACCATGTTAACATAGTTATACATCCCTTCTCCAGCATGGTCATCGAAGGTGTCGACATCCCGAGTATTCACAAATACCAACATGATAAATAACCTGTCGACAGTAAATAGTTGTTTCTTGACCCTCTCCGGCCTGCCGCGGCCTATAACTGCCCGGTATTTCCCAATCTTCGATCCGTGGGCGTGCTTCGCGGCCGATCCTAACCCCGGTAATCGAATTCCCTCCCGATCTTCCAGACGCCTTTTTCGCGAAACGCGGGAATGGACTGCCGCCGGGCGGCGTTTGTGACGGCCGGCGGCGACAGGTCGTTCTGCCTGATGTAGTCCGAAAGCCGGATGATTTCTGCGCCTTTCAAGTAGCTCAGCCGTTTGTGCAGCGATTCCGTAAGCCCAAGGAATACGATATTTTCCATAGCCTTAGTCGATGCGTTATCCCCATATTCCCTGAACGCCTGGTAATACCTTTCCTTCTCAGCATTGCGTATGATGATACGGGGCAGACCGAGTTGCAGAAGCTGGAAATTCATGATGACCCGTCCCAGTCTGCCGTTTCCGTCACAGAAGGGATGTATGTACTCGAAATCCAGATGAAACAGCGCGATCTTGTCCAGGAAGTAAGCATCCAGATCGCTGACGTAATCGATAAGGATGTTTTCCATCATGCGTTCCACGCGCTCGGGCGCAATATGCGTCCCCACTCGAACGTATTCGCCCTTCTTTCGGAATCGTCCGGCGATGGAATCATCGATGCCGCCCATCAGCATCCGATGAAACTCCAGGATAAGGGTCTCGCTCAACTCGCTGTCTTTCGCCCTGGTACGCTTGTATTCCATGACCCTGGCAAGGTTCTTCGCCTCGTAGACTTCGCGGATGGATACGTTCCGGGACAACATCTGTTCCAGAAGGATCCGTTCTGTTTCCTCAAGCGACAGCGTGGAATTCTCGATGGCGTTCGAGTTATATACGCTCTCGGCTATCTCTACCTCGTCGATCATGGACAGGAGCGAATCCCTGCCTTTTCGCAGGGTGTCGTATTCACGTTTCAGCGAATGGATGCGGTTTTTCATTGGGCGCGTGGTAGCCATATGGTTAAATTAGATCATTCACTTGTTATTGTCAAAATTATGTGAATAGTCTCGTATTTATGGGGATTGTTCACGGGTCTATGGTAAAAAGTACATTATGGTTTCCAGTATAAACCTACCCCAGGCATCGCTCACCTCGCTTCAGACAAACCGGCTGATCTTGCGACCGATTAACATGGATCATGTCGACGCACTGCACCGGGTCATTTATGCTGATCCGGACGTGGCTTCCTTCTACGCCGGCGAGGTACAGACCCTCGAAGAAACACGCGACATCGTGATGCACAGCGCATGGTTGAACCGGCATTGCGGAACCCAGGGATGGGGTTCCTGGGCGATCTTACGCAAAGAGGACGCCGGATTGATAGGACGCATCAACCTGGGCAGACCTGACCGGACCTATTACACCGTCCTGGAGGAGGAACGGAACAGCCCGTTCGTCCCGCTCGATACGGAGATAGGTTATGCGGTTGCAAAAACCTACCGGGGACGGGGCTATGCT
Encoded here:
- a CDS encoding serine hydrolase: MLTWYFTKTSLSIRRFRVLFPLLAALLFCTTAAPRVFAQSFAPASPEDAGVSSERLARIDAVLEKYVEEERLPGAALVIGRRGHVIYARAFGYRDREAGEPLEITDLFRIASQTKAVISVGVMMLQEQGRLLIDQDLGDFIPEFDSTTVAVKTEDEGFEVVPASRKITVRDLLSHTAGIGYGWGPGAERWEEAGIVGWYFADRDEPIADTVERMGELPMDTHPGEAFVYGYATDILGVVIERASGMPLDEFLRVEILEPLGMVDTHFYVPPDKADRLTVVYSVTEEKGMERAADPGHMVGQGMYLEGPRKSFSGGAGLVSTPMDYARFLEALRRGGILDGARILSPKTVQLMTVDHVHDAWQGDGGGFGLGFGITKEIGWSGLPGSPGAYAWGGAYHSTYWVDPAEELVVSYMTQVIPAQGLDDHQRIRALVYQALVD
- a CDS encoding Fic family protein; its protein translation is MKNRIHSLKREYDTLRKGRDSLLSMIDEVEIAESVYNSNAIENSTLSLEETERILLEQMLSRNVSIREVYEAKNLARVMEYKRTRAKDSELSETLILEFHRMLMGGIDDSIAGRFRKKGEYVRVGTHIAPERVERMMENILIDYVSDLDAYFLDKIALFHLDFEYIHPFCDGNGRLGRVIMNFQLLQLGLPRIIIRNAEKERYYQAFREYGDNASTKAMENIVFLGLTESLHKRLSYLKGAEIIRLSDYIRQNDLSPPAVTNAARRQSIPAFREKGVWKIGREFDYRG